GAGCGGTCCTTCCGCTGGTCAGGGGTCTTTTCGGACTCGATGGGAGCGTGATCGACAGTACCGTCACGTTTGCACCTCAATTTCCAGCAGACTGGGACAGCGCTTCGGCCTCTGATTTCAAAATTGGGAATGCGTCGTTCTCATTTGATTATCATAAGACAATGAGCAAAGTGACTATTGCAGTGAACAAGAAAAACGCGCGTGGATTTTTCATCAAGATTGCTCCTGTCTTTGGCCCGGGGACCGTGATCGATTCTGTCATGGTCAACGGTAAGAGAGAAAAGTATGATCCTTCAAACTTCAATGAGGGAGTCGAACCATCTATCGAGTTACGAATGTCCGAGGAAAATAATAAAGTAGAATTTGCATACAGGAGGACAGTCGAGATTCTCCCTCCGAATCCTCACACATGGACGGGCGCATCTGACGAGGGGTTAAAGATTATTTCTGTTATCAGAAACGGGAAGGAACTTCGGGTAAATGCCCAGGGCCTGAGTGGAAAATCATATGAAGTATGCATAACGAATCAGGATCTGGTGGAAAGCGTGACCGGCGCAGCGATCGATCAAAACGTACTGAGTGTCACGGTACCGGGAAAGCAGGGATCGGGATTTATCGACTGCGAATTCAGTATTCGCGTGAAGCAATAAGCGAGTCAACGCATGTTCCGGTGGGACGAAATCGCAAGAGTCCGCCGAGAAGCGAAAAGTGAAAAGCCGCCTGCAGGCAGCTATCAGGTATCAGCTAACAGCTGAGAGCTAAAAGCTAATTGCAGGGATGTTAGAGCTGAAATCTTAAAGTGAACAGAGAAGATTGGTTTAATCCTACGAGAGAGTTGAGACTATGAAACGCAGCAACCTGTTTGCATTCTCCTTGTTGATTTTTTTCGGAGCCATCCAGTTGGCTTCCGCCCAGACTGATCTTGACAAACTTTTCTCACCGTCTCAGATTCCATATATTCGGAACAGCCGCCTTTATCACGTGGGCAGTTACGATACGACCGGCAGGAACAGCGACTTCATTTCCATACCGGCCGGCAAATCAGTGTCGATCATGGACGTTCAGGGGCCAGGCGCCGTCGCGAGGATCTGGATGACTGTCGGTTCATCGGATCCCTACTACTTACGCCGCATTCTAATGAGAATGTACTGGGACGGCGAACAGGATCCGTCAGTCGAAGTGCCGCTCGGAGATTTCTTCGGCACCGGATTCGGTTACAAACAGTACATCTCGAGATTTGTGGGAATGACGAGCGGCGGTTTCTACTCTTATTTCCCGATGCCCTTTAATAAATCTGCGAAAGTTGAAATAGTCAATGAGACAGGAAGCACAATTTCTTCGTTCTACTACAACATCGATTACCAGAAAGTGGACCAACCCTTCGGGATAGATGTGGGCTATTTTCATGCATGTTGGAACAGGGACATCAGGACGAGATCGAAAGAAAATTATCTCATTCTTGATGCTGAGGGCCGCGGACAATTTGTCGGGTGCAACCTGAATATACAGGGATACGACAATAACCTCTGGTTTCTCGAGGGTGACGAGATGATTTACGTCGACGGGGAGACCAAACCCTCGGTAAACGGGACCGGTACAGAAGACTTCTTCAATAGTGGCTGGTACTTCAATCGCGGCGAGTATTCAGCACCGTTCCACGGATTAATCTGGAAGATCGATTCTACTTCTCAAATTGCCGCGTATAGATTCTTGGTGGGCGATGCGGTTCCGTTCAGCAAATCGATTCGCGTTACGATCGAACATGGGACTGAGAATACTGAAGCGGCGGATTACAGCAGCACGGCATACTGGTACCAGTTGGATCCACACAAGAAATTTCCGCCTATGATCAAGGCGAGCTTGAGAATTCCGCTGAGGGTAGCAGTCCCCAACGGAGCGGTGGAGGCAGAGTCGCTCACCGCCATCGGTAGCGACATCCGAACTTTAGTTGAAGACATGACCGATTACGGTCCGGACTGGAGCGGCGGAAAGCAGCTGCGAATCACCGCGGACAAAACCGGGTCGACGTTCATATTAAATGTTCCAACGCCCGGAGCCGATCGTTATCAGATGAACATATATTTTACAAAAGGTCCTGACTACGGCGATGCCGATATCTTACTCGGCGGTGAGAAAATCGGACGAATAGATGGTTACGCGAGTTCTGTGTTGCCGGGCGGGAGTGTAAGCGTCAAGGACCTTGTCTCCGACGGTGGACCGATCGGCTTGAAATTTGACATTACAGGAAAGGACAAATCGGCCTCGGGCTATTCGGTAGGGATCGACGCGATACTAATTTCGCCCGAGAAGAATTTCATTACGGACTGGAATATCATCGGCCCGTTTCCTAATCCTTCGGACGCACAGGGTAACAGGCTTGGGCTGGACATACCGTACCCGCCGGAAAAAGAAATTCGACTTTCAGGCACCTACTCCGGCGTCGGCGGCCAGAAAATAAAGTGGCAGAGAGTGAAAGCAGGAAACGATGGTATGGTGAATCTGCTCGGGCATTTCAATCCGGAAGAGCTCGTTGTATCGTACGCTACGACTCAGGTTTATTCTCCAAAAGAACAGGCATTGACATTCCTAATCGGCTCGGACGACGGAGTTAAGGTCTTCGTGGACGGGAAAGTCTTATTCAGAAAACTCGAGAATCGCGGGGCTCAGGCCGACCAGGACACAATGTCGGTCAAGTTGAAAAAAGGATGGAACACGATTCTCATGAAGGTGGAGAATAATCTAGGAGGTTACGGGTTCTTCGCCAGAATAGCCGACCCGGCAAGAACTCTGAAGTATATAAGAAGATAGGGGCACTCACTTACTCGAGGCGCGTGAGGTTGTTCTGAAGCTGTAGCATCGGAGCGACAGTGGGTCACATTCACGAATTTAGGGTGGCGACTTCTTGACATTCAATTGAATACCAGCTAATTTTCGCCAGGGTCGTGGGACGAATCCTCCAGCGCGAGGCAGTGGCACACTAGACGGGAGGGAGCCATGAATGAAGTCGTCACCACTATTTCCATTCTCCTATTTATCTCTTCTCAGATCCATGCTCAAACTAAATATAAGTCGCTCCTAAGCAACGGTGTATTTCCCGAGAGATCGCGATGGGGTTTCGCGAAATTGTCCCAGCTTTGTAAATGGGAACAAGGAAGCTTTCGATGTTGGAGCAATGATCAATCCATACTCAAGGGGGTGTAGCATGAAATGGGCAGTAATTTTTATAGTCGCGCTGGCTGTAAGACCGGCACTATCTCAATACGGCTGGCAGAAAGTTGACACTCTGACGGGAGGAGAATTCGATGACCTTCATCCTCAGGTCACGTGTGGAGAATACACCGTCCTCCCCTACGGTACCGCCTCGGATCTGTGGGTCCTTTTCGAAAGATGGAATGCAGGCCTATCATCTATAGCAGGAGTTCGCAACCAGGGACAAAATGGGAGTTGGGATACGACTGTCTACACCATCTCCCCCGCCACAATTGGCGTCACACAAAGACTTCCCCATATCTGCTCGTTAGCATACTGGGTTCTGGCGGGCAATGACTACGAGCAGAAGTCGTTTTCGATCGCAGCATGGCAGGAAAAATCTGATAGTGTTTGGAACATCTATTACTCAACTTGCGGACCGGACACCCAACTCTGGTCTGCTCCAGTCGCCTTGACGAGCGACTCAGTCAGCAACGAAAATCCTATAGTTCGATCTCTGAACGATTCAACTCTGATCGTGCTCTGGGAAAGGGACTCGTCTGTATACTACTCAATATTCTCGGGAACAGTCCCCACTCGATCAAGATTCCTGGTCAATACGGGAGCCGACAGTTCTGAGTTCGACTTTTTCCATTACGATTACAGACAGTTTACCGGCGTCGCATGGACAGCTACGAACCGGGACGGGAAGAAAATCTGTCTTGTCGGCACAATCGGTTATCCGGATTCGATGGGCATGACGACTGTGGACACTATCGTATTGAATGGAGACATCGATCGCCCCCGTTTTCGTCAGATGTTTGCCACGCTCCTCACGTTCGACTTGAGCACAGCTGGAAGAAAGGAAGCATGGATGTCCGAGTTGTCCGGTACCTGGCAAAGCGACGTTGTTGCAGGCGATT
This sequence is a window from Candidatus Kryptoniota bacterium. Protein-coding genes within it:
- a CDS encoding glycoside hydrolase family 172 protein yields the protein MKRSNLFAFSLLIFFGAIQLASAQTDLDKLFSPSQIPYIRNSRLYHVGSYDTTGRNSDFISIPAGKSVSIMDVQGPGAVARIWMTVGSSDPYYLRRILMRMYWDGEQDPSVEVPLGDFFGTGFGYKQYISRFVGMTSGGFYSYFPMPFNKSAKVEIVNETGSTISSFYYNIDYQKVDQPFGIDVGYFHACWNRDIRTRSKENYLILDAEGRGQFVGCNLNIQGYDNNLWFLEGDEMIYVDGETKPSVNGTGTEDFFNSGWYFNRGEYSAPFHGLIWKIDSTSQIAAYRFLVGDAVPFSKSIRVTIEHGTENTEAADYSSTAYWYQLDPHKKFPPMIKASLRIPLRVAVPNGAVEAESLTAIGSDIRTLVEDMTDYGPDWSGGKQLRITADKTGSTFILNVPTPGADRYQMNIYFTKGPDYGDADILLGGEKIGRIDGYASSVLPGGSVSVKDLVSDGGPIGLKFDITGKDKSASGYSVGIDAILISPEKNFITDWNIIGPFPNPSDAQGNRLGLDIPYPPEKEIRLSGTYSGVGGQKIKWQRVKAGNDGMVNLLGHFNPEELVVSYATTQVYSPKEQALTFLIGSDDGVKVFVDGKVLFRKLENRGAQADQDTMSVKLKKGWNTILMKVENNLGGYGFFARIADPARTLKYIRR
- a CDS encoding T9SS type A sorting domain-containing protein; the encoded protein is MKWAVIFIVALAVRPALSQYGWQKVDTLTGGEFDDLHPQVTCGEYTVLPYGTASDLWVLFERWNAGLSSIAGVRNQGQNGSWDTTVYTISPATIGVTQRLPHICSLAYWVLAGNDYEQKSFSIAAWQEKSDSVWNIYYSTCGPDTQLWSAPVALTSDSVSNENPIVRSLNDSTLIVLWERDSSVYYSIFSGTVPTRSRFLVNTGADSSEFDFFHYDYRQFTGVAWTATNRDGKKICLVGTIGYPDSMGMTTVDTIVLNGDIDRPRFRQMFATLLTFDLSTAGRKEAWMSELSGTWQSDVVAGDSLSDNFGLAFFSPPELVTEAGLGKKMSIIAPWGFGLWERTTGEDTSLVFLNSDTVSSPGSNSDPEMSTYARVENYSNIRGFAVFQSSRTGRSHIYSRSYLYFLGAVEMPRHPVSSFDLRQNYPNPFNPATTISYRLSAVSQVNLKVYDVLGRLVRSLVNERQSPGEHSAIFDARSLASGIYFFRLEVSPLSSSPGMAVSTRKALLLK